TTGCTTTTGAGCCATTTAAATAGTTTATAATCCAAGTGTTTGATGATAACCTTTATGGTTTCCCAAATGTGCGTTACCTTACTTATAGAGAAATAATTAAGCCAACCTATTAATAATGAGTTGAGCTTGTAAAGCAAAGGTTCAATCTTCCAATGCCTACGTTTTGCTAAAAGCTCACGAATGTTGGCAAAGAGTTTACTCCTTGATTTCATACTCGGGCGGACGTTGGTATAGTTCTTC
This portion of the Saccharicrinis fermentans DSM 9555 = JCM 21142 genome encodes:
- a CDS encoding group II intron maturase-specific domain-containing protein → MKSRSKLFANIRELLAKRRHWKIEPLLYKLNSLLIGWLNYFSISKVTHIWETIKVIIKHLDYKLFKWLKSKGRKAHKSLRQRPYSTFVQSKRLLDLEKYARLKTLAKAQ